The following proteins are encoded in a genomic region of Ooceraea biroi isolate clonal line C1 chromosome 14, Obir_v5.4, whole genome shotgun sequence:
- the LOC105282998 gene encoding dolichyl-diphosphooligosaccharide--protein glycosyltransferase subunit STT3B isoform X1 has translation MLSNKSPSSSQASSSSSASSTANAKVMFPDKKPTTKQMKSSTLTNAAGLSSLITFTVLLLAWISGFASRLFAVIRFESIIHEFDPWFNYRATAYMVQHGFYNFLNWFDERAWYPLGRIVGGTVYPGLMITSGSIHYILHSLNIPVHIRDICVFLAPIFSGLTAISTYLLTKEIWSAGAGLFAACFIAIVPGYISRSVAGSYDNEGIAIFALQITYYLWVKSVKTGSIFWASMTALSYFYMVSAWGGYVFIINLIPLHVFVLLVMNRFSNRLFTSYTTFYVLGLLLSMQIPFVGFQPIRTSEHMAAGGVFGLLIFVAALRYLRTVLTKSEMKYFGGVVAVSAGVLLLALAALTYAGVVAPWSGRFYSLWDTGYAKIHIPIIASVSEHQPTTWFSFFFDLHILVTTYPVGLWYCIKHINDERVFVILYAISAVYFAGVMVRLMLTLTPVVCMLAGVAFSKLIELYLKEEDREGNERNGNESNEESEEERERSPGRALYDKAGKLRRMKHERPKGSGDGLGANLRNIVVIGILMLLMVFAVHCTWVTSNAYSSPSIVLASYSNDGSRAILDDFREAYYWLAQNTLNDARVMSWWDYGYQIAGMANRTTLVDNNTWNNSHIALVGKAMSSNESAAYEIMTSLDVDYVLIIFGGMIGYSGDDINKFLWMVRIAEGEHPQDIRESDYFTERGEFRVDSEGSPTLLNSLMYKLSYYRFGDVKIDYRSPYGYDRTRNAEIGNKNFQLTYLEEAYTTEHWLVRIYRVKKPAEFNRPRIPISERIITRRANSYISKKTARRKRGFIKGRPVVIKGQKPQRRTT, from the exons ATGCTGTCGAACaagtcgccgtcgtcgtcgcaggcctcatcgtcatcgtcagcGTCCAGCACGGCGAACGCGAAGGTCATGTTCCCCGATAAGAAGCCGACGACCAAGCAAATGAAATCCTCCACGCTGACGAACGCCGCCGGCCTCAGCTCCCTTATTACTTTCACCGTTCTCCTGCTCGCCTGGATCTCGGGTTTCGCCTCGCGGCTTTTCGCGGTCATACGTTTCGAAAGTATCATACACGAGTTTGACCCTTG GTTTAACTACAGAGCGACGGCATATATGGTGCAACATGGATTCTACAATTTTTTGAATTGGTTTGACGAACGGGCATGGTATCCATTAGGTCGGATCGTCGGTGGAACTGTCTATCCTGGACTCATGATAACATCTGGATCGATACACTACATTCTTCATTCTTTGAACATACCAGTGCATATAAGAGACATATGTGTATTCTTAGCTCCAATTTTTAGTGGCCTTACTGCCATATCTACGTATTTATTAACGAAGGAAATATGGAGCGCTGGAGCTGGCTTGTTCGCTGCTTGCTTTATCGCCATCGTGCCCGGCTACATTTCAAGATCTGTAGCCGGCAGTTACGACAACGAGGgaattgcaatttttgcatTACAAATTACCTACTATCTTTGGGTTAAATCGGTCAAAACTGGCTCCATCTTTTGGGCAAGCATGACTGCTCTGTCTTACTTTTATATGGTATCAGCATGGGGAGGCTATGTGTTCATTATCAATCTGATTCCACTTCATGTATTCGTTCTGCTAGTTATGAATCGCTTTAGCAACCGTCTATTCACCAGTTACACTACATTTTACGTACTTGGACTTTTATTGAGTATGCAAATACCATTCGTTGGTTTCCAACCGATTAGAACTTCTGAGCATATGGCAGCGGGTGGTGTATTCGGTCTCCTGATCTTTGTAGCAGCTCTtag ATACTTAAGAACTGTACTTACTAAATCTGAGATGAAATATTTTGGTGGTGTGGTAGCCGTATCAGCGGGCGTGCTCTTGTTGGCTCTGGCTGCATTGACATATGCTGGTGTCGTCGCTCCTTGGAGTGGTAGATTTTACTCGCTATGGGATACTGGCTATGCCAAAATACATATCCCTATAATAGCATCCGTATCAGAACATCAACCGACAACTTGGTTTAGCTTCTTTTTCGACCTGCACATTCTTGTTACGACATATCCTGTTGGTCTTTGGTACTGCATTAAGCACATCAATGACGAGCGTGTCTTTG TCATACTGTATGCCATAAGTGCCGTTTATTTCGCCGGAGTGATGGTGAGACTTATGTTGACTCTGACTCCGGTAGTGTGCATGCTAGCCGGTGTCGCTTTCAGCAAACTTATAGAACTATATCTCAAAGAGGAAGATAGAGAGGGAAATGAGCGTAACGGTAACGAGAGCAACGAAGAGagcgaggaggaaagagagagaagtccCGGTAGAGCATTGTACGATAAAGCCGGTAAACTTCGTCGAATGAAACATGAGAGACCGAAAGGTAGTGGTGACGGATTAGGCGCCAATCTCCGCAACATCGTTGTTATCGGCATACTAATGTTGTTGATGGTATTTGCTGTGCACTGCACTTGGGTGACCAGCAATGCGTACTCTAGTCCGTCTATTGTTCTGGCGTCTTACAGCAATGACGGTAGCAGAGCCATACTTGACGATTTTCGGGAAGCTTACTATTGGCTGGCTCAAAATACCCTCAACGACGCGAGAGTCATGAGTTGGTGGGATTACGGATATCAAATCGCTGGTATGGCTAACAG AACTACACTCGTAGACAATAATACGTGGAATAACTCACACATAGCTCTGGTTGGTAAAGCGATGAGCTCGAATGAAAGTGCCGCTTATGAAATTATGACGTCTCTGGATGTGGACTACGTGTTAATTATCTTTGGCGGAATGATCGGATATTCAGGtgatgatattaataaattcctGTGGATGGTCCGAATTGCCGAGGGCGAGCATCCCCAAGATATTCGGGAGAGCGATTACTTTACCGAAAGGGGAGAATTTCGCGTGGACTCCGAGGGTTCTCCCACTCTACTGAACTCGCTAATGTACAAGTTAAGTTACTATCGGTTTGGGGACGTTAAAATAGACTACCGATCGCCTTACGGTTATGATCGTACTCGTAACGCGGAAATAGGCAATAAAAACTTCCAGTTGACGTATCTGGAAGAAGCTTACACTACTGAACATTGGCTCGTCAGGATTTACAG GGTGAAAAAACCAGCCGAGTTTAATAGACCAAGAATCCCAATTTCTGAACGCATTATTACCCGTCGTGCAAATTCGTATATTAGTAAAAAG ACTGCGCGGCGTAAGCGAGGTTTCATAAAAGGCCGGCCAGTTGTTATTAAAGGACAAAAACCTCAACGACGAACAACGTAA
- the LOC105282998 gene encoding dolichyl-diphosphooligosaccharide--protein glycosyltransferase subunit STT3B isoform X2, with protein sequence MLSNKSPSSSQASSSSSASSTANAKVMFPDKKPTTKQMKSSTLTNAAGLSSLITFTVLLLAWISGFASRLFAVIRFESIIHEFDPWFNYRATAYMVQHGFYNFLNWFDERAWYPLGRIVGGTVYPGLMITSGSIHYILHSLNIPVHIRDICVFLAPIFSGLTAISTYLLTKEIWSAGAGLFAACFIAIVPGYISRSVAGSYDNEGIAIFALQITYYLWVKSVKTGSIFWASMTALSYFYMVSAWGGYVFIINLIPLHVFVLLVMNRFSNRLFTSYTTFYVLGLLLSMQIPFVGFQPIRTSEHMAAGGVFGLLIFVAALRYLRTVLTKSEMKYFGGVVAVSAGVLLLALAALTYAGVVAPWSGRFYSLWDTGYAKIHIPIIASVSEHQPTTWFSFFFDLHILVTTYPVGLWYCIKHINDERVFVILYAISAVYFAGVMVRLMLTLTPVVCMLAGVAFSKLIELYLKEEDREGNERNGNESNEESEEERERSPGRALYDKAGKLRRMKHERPKGSGDGLGANLRNIVVIGILMLLMVFAVHCTWVTSNAYSSPSIVLASYSNDGSRAILDDFREAYYWLAQNTLNDARVMSWWDYGYQIAGMANRTTLVDNNTWNNSHIALVGKAMSSNESAAYEIMTSLDVDYVLIIFGGMIGYSGDDINKFLWMVRIAEGEHPQDIRESDYFTERGEFRVDSEGSPTLLNSLMYKLSYYRFGDVKIDYRSPYGYDRTRNAEIGNKNFQLTYLEEAYTTEHWLVRIYRVKKPAEFNRPRIPISERIITRRANSYISKKLKLWGVGH encoded by the exons ATGCTGTCGAACaagtcgccgtcgtcgtcgcaggcctcatcgtcatcgtcagcGTCCAGCACGGCGAACGCGAAGGTCATGTTCCCCGATAAGAAGCCGACGACCAAGCAAATGAAATCCTCCACGCTGACGAACGCCGCCGGCCTCAGCTCCCTTATTACTTTCACCGTTCTCCTGCTCGCCTGGATCTCGGGTTTCGCCTCGCGGCTTTTCGCGGTCATACGTTTCGAAAGTATCATACACGAGTTTGACCCTTG GTTTAACTACAGAGCGACGGCATATATGGTGCAACATGGATTCTACAATTTTTTGAATTGGTTTGACGAACGGGCATGGTATCCATTAGGTCGGATCGTCGGTGGAACTGTCTATCCTGGACTCATGATAACATCTGGATCGATACACTACATTCTTCATTCTTTGAACATACCAGTGCATATAAGAGACATATGTGTATTCTTAGCTCCAATTTTTAGTGGCCTTACTGCCATATCTACGTATTTATTAACGAAGGAAATATGGAGCGCTGGAGCTGGCTTGTTCGCTGCTTGCTTTATCGCCATCGTGCCCGGCTACATTTCAAGATCTGTAGCCGGCAGTTACGACAACGAGGgaattgcaatttttgcatTACAAATTACCTACTATCTTTGGGTTAAATCGGTCAAAACTGGCTCCATCTTTTGGGCAAGCATGACTGCTCTGTCTTACTTTTATATGGTATCAGCATGGGGAGGCTATGTGTTCATTATCAATCTGATTCCACTTCATGTATTCGTTCTGCTAGTTATGAATCGCTTTAGCAACCGTCTATTCACCAGTTACACTACATTTTACGTACTTGGACTTTTATTGAGTATGCAAATACCATTCGTTGGTTTCCAACCGATTAGAACTTCTGAGCATATGGCAGCGGGTGGTGTATTCGGTCTCCTGATCTTTGTAGCAGCTCTtag ATACTTAAGAACTGTACTTACTAAATCTGAGATGAAATATTTTGGTGGTGTGGTAGCCGTATCAGCGGGCGTGCTCTTGTTGGCTCTGGCTGCATTGACATATGCTGGTGTCGTCGCTCCTTGGAGTGGTAGATTTTACTCGCTATGGGATACTGGCTATGCCAAAATACATATCCCTATAATAGCATCCGTATCAGAACATCAACCGACAACTTGGTTTAGCTTCTTTTTCGACCTGCACATTCTTGTTACGACATATCCTGTTGGTCTTTGGTACTGCATTAAGCACATCAATGACGAGCGTGTCTTTG TCATACTGTATGCCATAAGTGCCGTTTATTTCGCCGGAGTGATGGTGAGACTTATGTTGACTCTGACTCCGGTAGTGTGCATGCTAGCCGGTGTCGCTTTCAGCAAACTTATAGAACTATATCTCAAAGAGGAAGATAGAGAGGGAAATGAGCGTAACGGTAACGAGAGCAACGAAGAGagcgaggaggaaagagagagaagtccCGGTAGAGCATTGTACGATAAAGCCGGTAAACTTCGTCGAATGAAACATGAGAGACCGAAAGGTAGTGGTGACGGATTAGGCGCCAATCTCCGCAACATCGTTGTTATCGGCATACTAATGTTGTTGATGGTATTTGCTGTGCACTGCACTTGGGTGACCAGCAATGCGTACTCTAGTCCGTCTATTGTTCTGGCGTCTTACAGCAATGACGGTAGCAGAGCCATACTTGACGATTTTCGGGAAGCTTACTATTGGCTGGCTCAAAATACCCTCAACGACGCGAGAGTCATGAGTTGGTGGGATTACGGATATCAAATCGCTGGTATGGCTAACAG AACTACACTCGTAGACAATAATACGTGGAATAACTCACACATAGCTCTGGTTGGTAAAGCGATGAGCTCGAATGAAAGTGCCGCTTATGAAATTATGACGTCTCTGGATGTGGACTACGTGTTAATTATCTTTGGCGGAATGATCGGATATTCAGGtgatgatattaataaattcctGTGGATGGTCCGAATTGCCGAGGGCGAGCATCCCCAAGATATTCGGGAGAGCGATTACTTTACCGAAAGGGGAGAATTTCGCGTGGACTCCGAGGGTTCTCCCACTCTACTGAACTCGCTAATGTACAAGTTAAGTTACTATCGGTTTGGGGACGTTAAAATAGACTACCGATCGCCTTACGGTTATGATCGTACTCGTAACGCGGAAATAGGCAATAAAAACTTCCAGTTGACGTATCTGGAAGAAGCTTACACTACTGAACATTGGCTCGTCAGGATTTACAG GGTGAAAAAACCAGCCGAGTTTAATAGACCAAGAATCCCAATTTCTGAACGCATTATTACCCGTCGTGCAAATTCGTATATTAGTAAAAAG TTGAAGTTATGGGGGGTCGGGCATTAA
- the LOC105282998 gene encoding dolichyl-diphosphooligosaccharide--protein glycosyltransferase subunit STT3B isoform X3, which yields MLSNKSPSSSQASSSSSASSTANAKVMFPDKKPTTKQMKSSTLTNAAGLSSLITFTVLLLAWISGFASRLFAVIRFESIIHEFDPWFNYRATAYMVQHGFYNFLNWFDERAWYPLGRIVGGTVYPGLMITSGSIHYILHSLNIPVHIRDICVFLAPIFSGLTAISTYLLTKEIWSAGAGLFAACFIAIVPGYISRSVAGSYDNEGIAIFALQITYYLWVKSVKTGSIFWASMTALSYFYMVSAWGGYVFIINLIPLHVFVLLVMNRFSNRLFTSYTTFYVLGLLLSMQIPFVGFQPIRTSEHMAAGGVFGLLIFVAALRYLRTVLTKSEMKYFGGVVAVSAGVLLLALAALTYAGVVAPWSGRFYSLWDTGYAKIHIPIIASVSEHQPTTWFSFFFDLHILVTTYPVGLWYCIKHINDERVFVILYAISAVYFAGVMVRLMLTLTPVVCMLAGVAFSKLIELYLKEEDREGNERNGNESNEESEEERERSPGRALYDKAGKLRRMKHERPKGSGDGLGANLRNIVVIGILMLLMVFAVHCTWVTSNAYSSPSIVLASYSNDGSRAILDDFREAYYWLAQNTLNDARVMSWWDYGYQIAGMANRTTLVDNNTWNNSHIALVGKAMSSNESAAYEIMTSLDVDYVLIIFGGMIGYSGDDINKFLWMVRIAEGEHPQDIRESDYFTERGEFRVDSEGSPTLLNSLMYKLSYYRFGDVKIDYRSPYGYDRTRNAEIGNKNFQLTYLEEAYTTEHWLVRIYRVKKPAEFNRPRIPISERIITRRANSYISKKLWGVGH from the exons ATGCTGTCGAACaagtcgccgtcgtcgtcgcaggcctcatcgtcatcgtcagcGTCCAGCACGGCGAACGCGAAGGTCATGTTCCCCGATAAGAAGCCGACGACCAAGCAAATGAAATCCTCCACGCTGACGAACGCCGCCGGCCTCAGCTCCCTTATTACTTTCACCGTTCTCCTGCTCGCCTGGATCTCGGGTTTCGCCTCGCGGCTTTTCGCGGTCATACGTTTCGAAAGTATCATACACGAGTTTGACCCTTG GTTTAACTACAGAGCGACGGCATATATGGTGCAACATGGATTCTACAATTTTTTGAATTGGTTTGACGAACGGGCATGGTATCCATTAGGTCGGATCGTCGGTGGAACTGTCTATCCTGGACTCATGATAACATCTGGATCGATACACTACATTCTTCATTCTTTGAACATACCAGTGCATATAAGAGACATATGTGTATTCTTAGCTCCAATTTTTAGTGGCCTTACTGCCATATCTACGTATTTATTAACGAAGGAAATATGGAGCGCTGGAGCTGGCTTGTTCGCTGCTTGCTTTATCGCCATCGTGCCCGGCTACATTTCAAGATCTGTAGCCGGCAGTTACGACAACGAGGgaattgcaatttttgcatTACAAATTACCTACTATCTTTGGGTTAAATCGGTCAAAACTGGCTCCATCTTTTGGGCAAGCATGACTGCTCTGTCTTACTTTTATATGGTATCAGCATGGGGAGGCTATGTGTTCATTATCAATCTGATTCCACTTCATGTATTCGTTCTGCTAGTTATGAATCGCTTTAGCAACCGTCTATTCACCAGTTACACTACATTTTACGTACTTGGACTTTTATTGAGTATGCAAATACCATTCGTTGGTTTCCAACCGATTAGAACTTCTGAGCATATGGCAGCGGGTGGTGTATTCGGTCTCCTGATCTTTGTAGCAGCTCTtag ATACTTAAGAACTGTACTTACTAAATCTGAGATGAAATATTTTGGTGGTGTGGTAGCCGTATCAGCGGGCGTGCTCTTGTTGGCTCTGGCTGCATTGACATATGCTGGTGTCGTCGCTCCTTGGAGTGGTAGATTTTACTCGCTATGGGATACTGGCTATGCCAAAATACATATCCCTATAATAGCATCCGTATCAGAACATCAACCGACAACTTGGTTTAGCTTCTTTTTCGACCTGCACATTCTTGTTACGACATATCCTGTTGGTCTTTGGTACTGCATTAAGCACATCAATGACGAGCGTGTCTTTG TCATACTGTATGCCATAAGTGCCGTTTATTTCGCCGGAGTGATGGTGAGACTTATGTTGACTCTGACTCCGGTAGTGTGCATGCTAGCCGGTGTCGCTTTCAGCAAACTTATAGAACTATATCTCAAAGAGGAAGATAGAGAGGGAAATGAGCGTAACGGTAACGAGAGCAACGAAGAGagcgaggaggaaagagagagaagtccCGGTAGAGCATTGTACGATAAAGCCGGTAAACTTCGTCGAATGAAACATGAGAGACCGAAAGGTAGTGGTGACGGATTAGGCGCCAATCTCCGCAACATCGTTGTTATCGGCATACTAATGTTGTTGATGGTATTTGCTGTGCACTGCACTTGGGTGACCAGCAATGCGTACTCTAGTCCGTCTATTGTTCTGGCGTCTTACAGCAATGACGGTAGCAGAGCCATACTTGACGATTTTCGGGAAGCTTACTATTGGCTGGCTCAAAATACCCTCAACGACGCGAGAGTCATGAGTTGGTGGGATTACGGATATCAAATCGCTGGTATGGCTAACAG AACTACACTCGTAGACAATAATACGTGGAATAACTCACACATAGCTCTGGTTGGTAAAGCGATGAGCTCGAATGAAAGTGCCGCTTATGAAATTATGACGTCTCTGGATGTGGACTACGTGTTAATTATCTTTGGCGGAATGATCGGATATTCAGGtgatgatattaataaattcctGTGGATGGTCCGAATTGCCGAGGGCGAGCATCCCCAAGATATTCGGGAGAGCGATTACTTTACCGAAAGGGGAGAATTTCGCGTGGACTCCGAGGGTTCTCCCACTCTACTGAACTCGCTAATGTACAAGTTAAGTTACTATCGGTTTGGGGACGTTAAAATAGACTACCGATCGCCTTACGGTTATGATCGTACTCGTAACGCGGAAATAGGCAATAAAAACTTCCAGTTGACGTATCTGGAAGAAGCTTACACTACTGAACATTGGCTCGTCAGGATTTACAG GGTGAAAAAACCAGCCGAGTTTAATAGACCAAGAATCCCAATTTCTGAACGCATTATTACCCGTCGTGCAAATTCGTATATTAGTAAAAAG TTATGGGGGGTCGGGCATTAA